In Verrucomicrobiia bacterium, the sequence TCCGTCGATGCCGTACCGCCTGGTCCATTCGCTGCTGGCCTCCGGGCTGACGGTGGCCTTTCTCGGGGCGGGCCTGATGGCCTATCGGCAGCTTCGGGGCGATTTCAGCGCGGCGGCCCGTTCCGGCCTGCGGTTCTTTCTGATCCTGGCTGCGGTGCTGGCACCCTTGCAGATGGTTTCCGGGGATCTGCACGGGGTGAACACGCGGGACCATCAGCCCCAGAAGCTGGCGGCCATGGAGGGCCTTTGGGAAGGCGGGACCGGGGTGCCGCTGGTGCTTTTCGCCCTGCCCGACGGACAGGCCCGGACGAACCGGTGGGAGGTGGCCCTCCCCAAGCTGGGCAGCCTCATCGTCACGCGGGATCTGAACGGGCATGTCGAGGGACTGAATGCGTTCGAGGGCGAGCATCCCCCGGTCATGCCCGTATTCTGGAGTTTCCGTGTCATGGTGGGCGTCGGGCTCCTGATGCTGGGCGTGGCGGCGTGGGCGGTGTGGAGGCTGGTGCGTCGCCGGGCGTTTCCGGCCGGGTTCCTGAAGCTTCTGGTGGGGATGACCTTTGCCGGGTGGGTGGCGACGGTGGCGGGCTGGTATGTCACGGAGATCGGGCGGCAACCCTGGCTGGTGCAGGGGATCCTCCGGGCTGCGGACGCGGTGGGGGATGTGCCGCCGTCCCATGTGGGGCTGACGCTGACGGCGTACCTGGTGACGTATGTCTTCCTGCTGCTGGCGTATCTCGGGGCGCTGTTCCATCTGGCCCGCCAGGCGATTCCAAAGCCGGCCGGACCCCAACCTTCCGCTGCGTCATGAACGCCGACCCGGACCATGGCACCTGGTTGCCGTATGCCTTCGCCCTGCTGATCGGGCTGTCGATGCTCCTGTACGCGATTCTCGACGGGTACGATCTCGGGGTGGGGATGTTGTCGCGGCGGGTTGGCCGGAGTGAACGGGACCGGATGATCGGGGCGATCGGGCCGTTCTGGGACGCCAACGAAACGTGGCTGGTGCTGGGGGTTGGCCTGTTGCTGGTGGCGTTCCCGGCCGCGCACGGGATTGTTCTGAGCGAGTTGTATCTGCCGGTGGCGGTGATGATCGTCGGGCTGATCTTCCGTGGCGTTTCCTTCGACTTCCGGAAGAAGGTGCCCGCCTGGCGCCAGGAACGGTGGGACCGGGCGTTCTTCATCGGTTCGCTGGTGGTGGCGTTGAGCCAGGGCTACATGGTGGGCCGGTTCATGACGGGGATGCAGCCGGGACTCGCGAGCCACTGTTTTGCGGCCTTCTTCGGGGTGCTGGTGGTTGCCGGCTACGGCCTGATGGGGGCCACCTGGCTGATATTGAAGTGCGACGGCGCCCTTCAGCGCCGGGCGATCGGATGGGCGCGCCGGGCGATCTGGGCGATGGTGGCAGGAGCGCTTCTGAGCAGCCTGATCGCCCCGATCCTCGACACCCGGATCTACGACCGGATGTTCGCTTTTCCCGAAGTCACCCTGCTCGTTGCCATGCCCCTGATCTCGATTGCCCTGACGACGATCATGCATTTCCTGCTGGGCATCCTGCCATTGCCGGAGGATCGCCTGGCGTGGATGCCGTTCGGGATCGCCGTGCTGATCTTCGTGCTCGGGTTCCTCGGGCTGGTGTACAGCTTCTACCCGTACATCATCCCCGGCCGGCTGCGGATCGCGGACGCCGCCGCCGCGCCCGAATCACTGCGGATCATCTTCATCGGCACCATCATCGTGCTGCCGTTCCTCATGGGCTACACTGCGCTCGCCTATCGGATCTTTCGGGGGAAGGCCACGGATCTCTCGTACGATTGATGGAGGGCGGACCCAGAACGGATGAAGCTTTTCGGATTGGGGCGACACGAATCGGCCTCCAGCCCTGAACGTGTCTTCGTGAACGTGTCTTCGGTTCTGACCCTTGGGGCCCCGCCGGCCCCACCTCCGGAGGTGGGTCATTACCCTCAACCTCCGCCGAATGGGCCCCGCATGATGCGGCCATCGAGCCCCCACAACGCCTCAACGGTTCGGTGGAGCGCAATGTTGTTGGCTGCACTACTGGATCTCAACCAAAGCATCACCTTTCGAAATAAATCGAAATGCCTCGTCGAGGTGGTCGGCGAGAATCCGCTTGAGCACAGCTTCGGAAGTGTTCCCGCACCGAAGCCAGATGATTGCGGGCGGAGATCCAAGGCGACCGACCAGGTCAATGAAATCCTTGTCTTTGGTCAAATTGATCGCGCCAGCTTGTCTGGCTCGGTCGAAGACCTCCTCATCATCAGCGTCTCGAAGCCCAAGGTCTCGGAGCGCTCGAGCGTCATGCCCGAGGCTTTCCTGAATCCATTGGGCGATGCCTGGGGAGAGATGAGCATCGAGCCAAATCATGCCG encodes:
- a CDS encoding cytochrome ubiquinol oxidase subunit I, with translation MDAFVLSRIQFAANITFHILFPSITIALGWVLLFFKWRYWRTGEDHWMALYFFFTKVFALSFSLGVVSGVTMSFQFGTNWPGYMNTVGNIAGPLLAYEVLTAFFLEATFLGVMLFGFRRVPAWVHTGATALVAVGTTLSAFWILALNSWMHTPTGHAMVDGVAHARDWWAVVFNPSMPYRLVHSLLASGLTVAFLGAGLMAYRQLRGDFSAAARSGLRFFLILAAVLAPLQMVSGDLHGVNTRDHQPQKLAAMEGLWEGGTGVPLVLFALPDGQARTNRWEVALPKLGSLIVTRDLNGHVEGLNAFEGEHPPVMPVFWSFRVMVGVGLLMLGVAAWAVWRLVRRRAFPAGFLKLLVGMTFAGWVATVAGWYVTEIGRQPWLVQGILRAADAVGDVPPSHVGLTLTAYLVTYVFLLLAYLGALFHLARQAIPKPAGPQPSAAS
- the cydB gene encoding cytochrome d ubiquinol oxidase subunit II, whose product is MNADPDHGTWLPYAFALLIGLSMLLYAILDGYDLGVGMLSRRVGRSERDRMIGAIGPFWDANETWLVLGVGLLLVAFPAAHGIVLSELYLPVAVMIVGLIFRGVSFDFRKKVPAWRQERWDRAFFIGSLVVALSQGYMVGRFMTGMQPGLASHCFAAFFGVLVVAGYGLMGATWLILKCDGALQRRAIGWARRAIWAMVAGALLSSLIAPILDTRIYDRMFAFPEVTLLVAMPLISIALTTIMHFLLGILPLPEDRLAWMPFGIAVLIFVLGFLGLVYSFYPYIIPGRLRIADAAAAPESLRIIFIGTIIVLPFLMGYTALAYRIFRGKATDLSYD
- a CDS encoding DUF5615 family PIN-like protein, with the translated sequence MIWLDAHLSPGIAQWIQESLGHDARALRDLGLRDADDEEVFDRARQAGAINLTKDKDFIDLVGRLGSPPAIIWLRCGNTSEAVLKRILADHLDEAFRFISKGDALVEIQ